A segment of the Macrobrachium nipponense isolate FS-2020 chromosome 1, ASM1510439v2, whole genome shotgun sequence genome:
gcataaaataccaataacaattatacactatataatcaatatgtaccataaaaattctctcatctcagtaagagagagagagagagagagatgagagagagagagagagagagagagagagagagagagagagagagagagagaaaaaaaaaaaattgcataaaaaccattaaaatcatTGACCATTATATGGCACCGATCCTCTCCCCTGTctcattacttgacatatttgacagcttcctGAGTTCCAAGCTTCTCTGGAGttgagagaaggtagggaaatggatacagaggaagatgaagagaaaaattttcatttgaaattacagttataatattattatcattgaaaaagaaacccacaaaatcactttgtaacttgtttacttctaagtatttacatttagttttactccacactcgagtactttcaggcccttctgtggccccttctcaagagatgtttgggatgttagcctgggtcaaggcccagcagtcttctggaacttcttctcgttgagatgtcatttatgtgatggctgttctggttttcttgagagttgccaatcccctcttgtcactCTGATATCCTGAAGTCTGattggtcaatgggattcacaccttgtggtaagggtgggtggtcaccaaaagtctgttgggcaggaaacctaatctccaggtcagcaggggtcTCCAATCTTAAGCCTTCCTTTTAAGagcaaagctcggcttatgggatcttctgaggtaaaacctttgtttccttcaattacttatcagagagattaaagtaattgaaggaaacaaaggttttacctcagaagatcccataaggcgagctttgatattaaaagaagctaagattgaccctgctgacctggagattaggtttcctgcccaacagactttcggtgaccacacccttaccacaagggtgaatcccattgactatcagctcaggatatcagagcgacaagacgggattggcaactctcaagaaaaccagaacagccatcacataaatgacatctcaacgagaagaagttccagaagactgctgggccttgacccaggctaacatcccaaacatctcttgagaatgggccacagaagggcctgaaagtactcgagtgtggagtaaaactaaatgtaaatacttagaagtaaacaagttacaaagtgattttgtgggtttctttttcaatcttcagaagaaaactgaaagaagtttttgtttggttgattattatcattatttgaacatattaataaacacagacatctaacataaaaattctctcatctccgtaagagagaggagttatccttacttaagtgaaatggaaaggtcatttttatttccttaaaatactaccacatacgaattttgcaattaattatattattatcattattattatattaactgaaaatatcaataaacatattacatactactgccaaaaaaattctttcttctcagcaagagagagagagagagagagagagagagagagagagagagagagagagagagagagagagtttatctttgTTCTCTCAGAAATTTTAATTTATGTACATACTCTTATAATGCTTCCAGCCAAAACGAgggagagttaccactatgacatacgtatcttgtgtcgcaaaagagagaaagagagagagagagagagagttatccttatttaaaagagtgaaatggatagattattgtatttctttaaaatactatcacataatatgaattttgtaattacagttatattattattattgttatttgaaaatattaaacatacatgtagcctaccataaaaattctctcatctcagtaaaagagagagagagagagagagagagagagagagagagagagagagagagagagagagagagagagagagagaaatttagtagCCAACACACAACCTTAGTTGGcaactcctccccctcctgtcacattgtTAACAAATatgacttaagtggacttaaagCACAGGGGGTATGGAACATACTAGGCAATTCATTGGGGTATGGTGTCATAAAAGGTTAAGAATGCCAAGCCTTAAGTTTACCTATATCAGAAAATGGAACTCCTGGCCTACATATGGCTATTGCTTCATCCCGACATCTGCGCGCTGCATTCACCAAGTGCTTACCAGCTTCATCTACGTTTCCAATTAAGTACGTTTCACAGCAGTCACCGTGATATCCATTAGAGAATACCTGGACACAACCACATGAATTAGGTAAAGGAAATGTGAGAGAAAATGGTACCTGAACAGGttatatatcacatttttttttttttatgaaaagaaacaTTCCCCaaagtaaagataaaaatttCACTCAAGCAGATTATGCATTGAAGGTGGTAGATTAAATCATACTACAtagatttacatgaaaaaattgcTAAAGCCATATAACAAAGCTATTGTTTCATTTATAGCAAATAAATACGTACATTACTTATGAAAATCttataaaagtaattttgttttttacagctccaaactaaaataaaagaatactgtaaacttgttttttttcttacaagattttatcatccaaaacaactgaattaaattctttggaaatatttcatatatggaaAACTAGAAAATAAGCACAAAAAGCATACTGCTTACTGTGATATCCACTGAAACAATGTCTCCATCTACAAGTCGCCGTTTATTGGGGATTCCATGACATGCCACATTATTGACGCTTGTGCAAACACTCTTTGGAAATCCCCGATAATTCAGTGGTGATGGATATGCTCCACTCTCAATTACTCTCTTATGGACAAGTGCATCTATGTCTTCAGTTGTCATCCCTGCCTACAGGAAAAATAGAAGATACTATCTGAACagttttcaaattatatatgatCTAGTATACAAGCAAATATGTACTACATAATAAATGACTCCTACCACAAGATGAAATTAGACTGTCATCTTCAACCTTTACTTGTAGAAATACAAGGTTGCAATAACAACACAactaaaattacataaaacaatAGTTATAAGTAATTCATATTTCTCCAAAGTATGCAAACAAGAGCCTTTTATATAGGAGTATAAATCAGCATGAACTGGAGTTGTTGAACTTGTTTTTAGTCATCAACTGGAGATTAAGGGGGCCGGGTGGAAATACCCATCACTCACACACCacagacaaaagttttctttggGTGCAGAGAAAAGCAGGGTGGATGGCATGGGATTATGATAAAAGGCTCTAGTCTGTATTCTTAAGGGAAATACAAACAAATTACTCCTTGGGTGTGAAGTCATCTGACAAATGACCAGAATTGAATTCTTCCAGGAATCACCATTCTTCTGAACATGTATATGAGGAGGGGATGCAATGAATCCTGTAACCTCCTACCCAGTCAGACATTTAGGATGAGCAAACAGCAGGGGCTTAGTCATCAGTGAGACTCTGGCAtggaaactagtgggatacataaaaaggcagttcaaatacagaaccaaggaaatggtgctgcacCTCTACACAtccatagttagacctcatcttgaatatgaagtacaattttggtcaccaacactaagaaaggacataaatagagtagaaggggtacaagcaagcgCCACAAAGCTAATTTCATCCACCAGGCAAAAAGGTTACCAAagaaatagaaacattcaaaatagtactgaaaggcataaaataAGTGGACAGtaacatttatgttaaacaaaaaccagacaagaaataatggatggaaacagaatccaagaaatacaacacatcttattgcgggaacttctttacatacaaaatatgtgacacatggaatcaactgccaccagaaattgtaaacagcaacagtgcggaatagtttaaaaggaagctagacaaaatcattaggacactgtgaatgaaaagtaaaacctgctccaagagacaagtgagcacacaatgtctcctcggatggtctAAAAAGTCTCTGAGAAATCCTAATCCTTTCTACTCCTTGTAACTTAGTACTACTGTAATCTAAAGGGCAATCATTATTTCAGTCTTTTTTCCATAATGTACTTCACCAGATATATTTTGgtcatttatataatgtatattatatacaagtaGCCTTGAGTTACAACAGGGTTAGGTTcctgcatgcatgtcagaagtcaattttaaagtaaatcagtttgcaattcagtctacagcaCAATTAATGTTGCATGATGctacccaagtaataagagagcTCTCCTGAGATGGCAAGTTACCAAGTAACTCAGTGGTCAACTGTTATATGGTGTGTATTCTTACACATCAGCTCAGCCAGCTCTGCTACCAGAGTACGGTTGCAAGTGTGAATGGTCATATGTCGAGCAGGTTATAAGTTGGATGATTAACAATCACCTTCATTGAAAGTTCAATTTCAGTAAATCTGGGGAAATCATCCAAGtttcaaaagtaaattttattgGGGGAGGATGAGACTAGAAAATCACTACAGAATTTCACAATACATAAAAGGTAACTGAAGGAAGCTTCCTTCAGTCACCTTAaatattgtcatcctatttatataAATCTTCTTATCAGCCAAACAATTTTTTCTACTGTCTGTACATATTTTGTCTTAGAAATACACTAACAGATTCTTTACACAAACTTTACTTAGAGCTTCTGCACTCTCTGGAATAGCTCCTTGATTCTTCTGTTTCCTCTCAGAAAACTGAATCTGAGTATACTAGCTGAATAAATCACAGAATGCCTTAGTCTAAGCACATTTCCCTCAAAAAGGGCAAAATGTTAAGCATTTATTCCTGACATGAGAAAGGGTTACCTTTCAAGTGGGAGTTGGACAATAACACACCACAGAAAAATATAGATGAAATAATCATTAAACATTATAAAACACTTGAGATCAACTATGTTTTTTTCACAGATATAAACCAATTAGTACAATGAAACTACAGAAGAAATACCGGTCCTCTTTGCTTGTTGAAATATGCCACCATTGTTTGTGCTGTTGCTCATCAGCACTACTGAGTGACCCATCAAGTGTTCTTTGGAATGTCTGTAATGATAGTTATGCTACCTGCATCTCAAGATGGTTAATATGCAGATGAGGTGTGTCCTATGCAtttactaatgaaatgaataagccTTTCAGGCCTCTTCCCCAATCCTCCTTCCATGTGTCTGTAAACAAGATGCATTTTGGTAGGGAGAAGAGTTCAAAAGAACTGTTAAGAGGTTTCTGTTCTCTATCCACCAAACTGGATCCTCCCTCACCTCGACTTATGAGGCACAAGTTGAGAGGTGAGGTCGTGTGAAGCTGGCCAGCACTGCTCACCTGCCACTGCACCAAGCACAGGTGGATCCACCCATGTAGAACCAGCTTCTCCAATGATAACAGATGGCTGGGGACAGCCAACAAAAGCTGAACTGGTTGATCCTGTCAGGGCAGGAACTGTGCAGATACATCTCTGAGCATGCTAATTCAAGAGTCCAATGGGAAGGCTCTCACTGCTGCTAAGTCTATGAGCATCACTAGGTACTTTGTCTGCTGCTTGTATGAGATGTGACTTCTCCCTATTTACCACACTCCACAAACTATGGTAAAAGAGATGATCTCATTCAAGTCTACCAAAGCATGATGTCGCCCTCTCTGCTGGACTTAAGCACCAAATACTCAGTTCCCATCTTGAAGCAAGTCTGTAGGATAAACTCATTTAACAGGGAGTGATCAATCTCTGGTCTCCAACCACCAGTAAGTCTTCCtatacatcacaaaaaaaaagggattttgacgacggcaaaaaatctatttcttttgggtgattggctcgtgttcGCCCTGAGAAACGTATCCTTCAATATCATTTCTTTCTAGGTAACAAAAATTAGCCTTAAAATTACCAGAGCAACAGAAAAAACCAAAATTAACGCAACTAACACAAATGAATCACAATCAAccaaaactgactcgctcacgcGTTTAAAAAGAAGTGTCGAGGTATCGATACCAGGTGGGGCGAGTGTGGAAACACTACCACGTAGACAATACACAAACCACCAATAATTAGCAACTTCCCTATCCAAAAATCCCCCCAAAGAACGA
Coding sequences within it:
- the LOC135219764 gene encoding methionine aminopeptidase 1D, mitochondrial-like isoform X2 is translated as MTTEDIDALVHKRVIESGAYPSPLNYRGFPKSVCTSVNNVACHGIPNKRRLVDGDIVSVDITVFSNGYHGDCCETYLIGNVDEAGKHLVNAARRCRDEAIAICRPGVPFSDIDNDYPGTMEEGMTFTIEPIVAQGSEEVIILEDGWTAVMLDNGRAAQFEHTILITCKGNEILTQYH
- the LOC135219764 gene encoding methionine aminopeptidase 1D, mitochondrial-like isoform X1, coding for MTTEDIDALVHKRVIESGAYPSPLNYRGFPKSVCTSVNNVACHGIPNKRRLVDGDIVSVDITVFSNGYHGDCCETYLIGNVDEAGKHLVNAARRCRDEAIAICRPGVPFSDIGAKIEETAQRENVTLVPCFTGHGIGQYFHGPPDIYHCYNDYPGTMEEGMTFTIEPIVAQGSEEVIILEDGWTAVMLDNGRAAQFEHTILITCKGNEILTQYH